The DNA window AGCTTCGAAACGGGTAAAGCTTCGAAACGGCTGGACACAAGatctacccctaaaaataaaGGCCTGGACCAAAGTATAAATATGAAGCTGGATTTTAATACAATCGACGAAGAAGATGAAGAATCAAGATCACCCCTGAGGCGGCCAGCAGTTTTGTCAATAGCCTGTGGCCTTTGCTTGAGGCCAAATTAGATCGCTGGATCGAGTCCTCCCTTTCGAGAAAGGTCGAGGTATTGGCCACTGAGGCAATCAACAAGTATGTCACGTCAAAAGAGTTTAAAGAATCACTTAGTGAGACCGTTGGGTTTGATCTAGCAGAATCAGCAGACGAAATCCAAATATTACGTAAGAAGACAGAAGAGCGAGGGAAGATAGCCGTGGAAGTGGACGGTAAGCTAGATGGCTTGGAACAGTATTCTAGACGTAACAACATAAGAATAGACGGCATCCCCCAGAccgaagaaaaagaagatacAGATAGGCTGATAATAGAAACGATCAAAGCTAAAATCGGCATAGTGATCGCACCAGCGGACATATGGCGATCACACCGCGTGGGACATTTGAAAGGTTCTACCCCCCGGCAAATAATCTGCAAATTTGTCAGGCACAACATCAAGGCTAAAATtctgaaagaaaagaaatctttaagagaaaaaaaagacaaattacGAGTGAACGAGGATCTAACTAAAGGCCGGTTAGATGCCATAAAAGCCATCAACTCAAAGTTGGACATCTACAAGTTATGGACAATCGACGGAACAATCCACGTACGACTAAACAAAGACAAAGACAAAGCCAAAGAAATAATACATTCTCTTCGCCAGTTGAAAGACCTACAACAGTTCATTGAAAAGTTAGTGTAAACCATCCCAGTGAAAGTAAGATCTTCTACATTTGTTTTCACGGCGACTATAACAGATTAATCCAGGATGAATCTAATAAGAATTTAGCGAGGAACTTGACATTGCAGATTTTTTTACCTCATTTTAAATATGCTCTTTATTTTAAATGATTTAATAATTCACTAAAATAATTCATATACCGGTATTTCCGTAAGACGTAGAAGTGTTGGGCTTATACCAAGCTAGCTCTGTCTATAGATGACATCAGGCAAAATTGTTAAAGTTGTTTAAATGATGTTAGTAATGAAAGCGGATCGATTTCTTGCTGCCATAATAATCAACAAGCTGGGAATTGCTCCAGAGTTTTGGACCCTGAAAATCGTAATGAACAAAACACTGATCACCTAAATTTAATGCCCTTTTCGAACCAAAATAACAATGAATTTCTTCATGAGCGAACTAGGATAGATTTTTAAATCCATCTAGACGAATTACATGTTAATCTCTTTACTCTCTATGACTAGAAGTATCTTCAAGATAGTGAAGTGCTCGGAGATTGGATTGTGAGATCACGGGCTCTAGGATAATTTTACTCCAAAGTATGGAATAATTCCTTGTTAGTGTTTAATAAACTACGCATTTCTTTCCTCTACTGGTTGTGTTTGAATTGTTTTGGCTCCTCCAGCGAGCTGTCCCTATGTGTTTGTTACGACAAACGAGTCGACCACCAGCGGTACGTTTTTTCCCATCCCCGCTTcccaattattttattatatagcGTATCGTCGAAAAGGGTAAAATACATTCCTTGCTACAGCTTTTGCAATCCATGCCTTCTTCTATTTGGAAATTCAGAGCCAGTTTTTCTAGCATTAAAGCTGGATCGATCGCCATTACGGGTACATTACTTCCGTAAGAGTATTAAAAGTTTGTTCTACGAATACATGAATTTATTGTTTTAGCCAGACAGCAAAATTGGTTGAAAAAACTACcatttatattttcaaaaataacaaaatgattTTTGTAGTTGTTTGCAAGATCATTCAATTTCGATGAATTGAGAGCAGCTCTCGTCAGTAGCACTTTCAGTCTTTTtctcaacttttttttcttaaagatTGCATTAGTTTCATTCTGCATTAGTTTCAGTTCTGTCAAAAGTTTTCTGACAGAACTCCTTTAGTAATTTTGCATGCAAGTATTTATTTGAGCATCCTGAACATAACAATTAAGCAGACAAATACATGAGTCTGAGGTCACAGCAGCTTTCAAAGTTGTGATTTCACTGGTGTCAATAATTGGCAATTTGTAATGAGGCTCACTGGCTCTTTGTAACAAATCTCCACCCATTTTGGGCTCAATATTATATTCCCGCCATGTCAGGCATTGGGTCAGCTGATTTTCAGGTTTGTATAGCATTGAATGGCATTTAAGTAGCATTGAACAGCATTTTTATAGCATTGTATAATTTTGTAGGCTTTTTCTTTACCCAAAGCCATACAACCATCAGGCATTGGGGTTTGGACTAATAATTAAATCCCATACGCCACCAGTCCTTAAGCATTGGGTTGATTTTACTACCCGCCGTAAATAGGTATTGGGTTGATTTGTATACCCGCCTTGATAGGCGTTGGGTTAGTTTGACAATCACTCACTCGGGCAAATAAAAACTCCAGATCGGAGGAGACTTGACCACAGGCAGCCACAAATTTCTGGGAATATTTGGCAACGCCAAAAGTCTCGTGTTTTTGTTGACAGCATCACCAGTCCCCATCGATGAATATTATCCATGCTAAATTCGCTCTGTAACTCTTGAAAACTGCAGTGAAAATGATCCCACACCAGTGAAAAATCGCTTTGAAAGCCGCGGGAACTTATACAAAGGTAATTTAGACAATTTATAGCTTGAATAAGCTTGAACTTGCCTCGCCAAGAATGAGAAGACCACGTGACGCGGAGTCCGAACAACCAAAAGTGATTTTTGGAGCATCGACTCTACTAAACtggtgcgcatgcgcagtaatgtaacacagggaacccacaCAAAAAAGACGATCCACTAAAAAAATTAGACTTGCTCTCCGCTCGCTGCGCTCGCTCCGAGCAATAAATATAATGATACTGATGATAGATATTTACTTGATAAAGAATTTAATAATACATAAACTCTGAATCTACATCTATGGAATCCCTCTTCATAGAAATCATCaattaaaatctaaaaacacATTAATTGGAGTTATCTACAGACAACCACACTCAAATGTAAATGATTTTCTAAACGAAATGGAACTTTTAACAACAAAACTAAAcactgaaaacaaaaaatgctATATTCTTGGTGATTTTAATTTGAACCTTATAAATATTGAATATCATGAATTAACAAGGCAATTTCTTGATATTATGTACTCTTCTTTGATGATTCCTACTATAAGCAAACCTACCAGAATAAAAAGTCATAGTCCAACActtatttacaatatttttactAACAATATAAACATGCAAGATTCATTCAGTGGATTATTATGTGCAGACATATCTAACCACATTCCTATATTCCATATAACAAAAATTgggataacaaaacaaaacaaggaaaaacGCAATATGTATACCTAGAAAAGAATTATGAATGACTCATGCATAGATAACTTTCTAGGCGAAATAGATCAAATAAACTGGGATAATGTAGTATTCAAGGAAAATGTAAATGACTCATACAATAGTTTCTTACAAAATATCACATATATATATGAAACTTGTTTCCCTCTAAAGAAATTtcgtaataaaaaaaataaattctaaACCATGGATAACTAATGGTCTCCTAAAATcaattaacaaaaaacacaaattgtACAAGAAATCACAAGAATTACCTTCAGAATCGAATTTCAACAAATTCAAACAGTACagaaataaactaaatagccAACTTAGAATAGCAAAACGAGATCACTTCACTGATAGtcttgaaaaatcaaaaatggATGCTAAAAACACATGGAAGATGCTAAATTccctattgaaaaaaaacattaaaaaatcgAACTATCCAGatatatttgaaaaataacaacCAAGAAATTTAAAATCCAAAGGATATTGCTGAGAATTTTGCCgattattttacaaatataGGGCCAAACctctttaaaaatattgaaaatacgAACATTGATATAAAATCATACTTAAAGGTAACTATAGCAATAGTTTGCTCTTCCGTCTTACCACGCCTgatgaaataaaagaaataacactttctctaaaaaataaaaacagttgTGGATTTGATGAGATTAATATAAGGGTTATCAAAGCAGCAATTTCAATACTATCAAATCCTCTCAGTACCTTAATCAACCAATCTATTATGGCCGGTATAGTGCCAGATAAACTCAAAATAGCCAAAGTCATACCGTTATTTAAATCAGGAGAAAAAGAGTTATTCAGTAACTATAGACCAATTTCTATACTTCCATATGCTTCTCAAAAATTTATGAAAGAGCAATATACAATCAACTTATCTCCTTCATTAACAAATATAACATTCTAAATAATAACCAGTATGGATTTAGAGACAAACATTCAACAGTTATGGCAGTTTGTGACTTTATAGAAAAGATATCCTCTTCTATCGATAAAGGCTACAATACTATAGGCATTTTTTTAGACTTGTCAAAGGCATTCGACACCATAAACCACAATATCCTTCTTCAAAAACTGCAATTTTATGGTATGAAAAGAATTCCACTGCTTTGGTTCCAAAATTATCTTTCAAACCGAAAACAATTCGTTAATTATAAAGATACAAAGTCAGAAGAATATGATATAACCTGTGGTGTTCCCCAGAGTTCAATTCTTGGGTCCTTACTATTTCTAATATACATTAATGATTTCCCTAATGCCACGGAACTGTTTTCATTTACTCTTTTTGCTGATGACACAAACTTAATTTTCAAATCGAAATCTGCTGAGGACATGGATGAAATTTTAACTTCGAGCTATTTAAACTGACAGAATGGTTTAAGACAAATAAATTATCActtaacactaaaaaaaaaactatattatATTCAGAAACAGCAAAAGAAAAACGAAACATACAACCAAAATAGAGATAAACAACGAACCAATCCAGATGgtaaatgaaactaaattcTTAGGACTCATCATTGATAGTCAATTAAATTGGAAGTCGCATATCAACCATGTCAGAACTAAAATCACTAAAAATGTTGGAATAATGAAAAAACTTCGCTTTTATTTGCCTAAATTTAGCCTAAAAActttatattttacattaGTTCATCCGTACATACACTATGGAAACATCAACTGGGCAAGTAATTATGACACAAATTTAAAACGAATATTCCTTTTGCAAAAAAGGTGTGTTAGAATAATAACATTTTCTCATTACCTCATTCACACTGAGCCCTTATTCAGACAAGAAAGTCTTCTTACGGTCTATGACATTAACACCCTTGAAACTGCATTATTCATGTATAAATTCGACAATAATCAATTACCGGGGACTTTTGATAACTTtattaaaagaaataatacaATCCACAGCTATAACATGAGAAATTCATGCGACTATCGCACAACTCTTAGAAAAACAAGACGGGGCCAATTTTCAATTTCGTACAGGGGTCCAAAAATCTGGAGCAACCTCACTTGAAGCAAAACAATGCAGATCAATAGATATGTTCAAAAAGATTGTAAAGGACAATATTCTCTCTCAAAAAGCAGTTATTGATTAACAGATATGATTCTACTTTATTTCATCAAATCAGCCACATGTAAATTTAATAATAAGGATTCCTTAGTCAAATCAAGAACACTCATATATATTAGAGTAGAGACGCTACGACAGGGGTCTACACCTCATAAGCATTGTGCTTTAAGTAGActcctcatcatcactattttttgcattattatcattatagtATTATTTGGTGAAATAAACTTGATTgattaggtgtccttggccgttcttaggtgtaccttgacgttcttaggtgtacctagccgtccttaggtgtacctggccgtccttaggtgtaccttgacgtccttaggtgtacctagccgtccttagatGTCCTTGGCCGttcttaggtgtacctaggccgtccttaggtgtccttggccgttcTTAGGTGTACcaggccgtccttaggtgtacctggccgtccttaggtgtaccttgacgtccttaggtgtacctagccgtccttaggtgtccttggccgtccttaggtgtacctggccgtccttaggtgtccttggccgtccttaggtgtaccttgccgtccttaggtgtccttggccgtccttaggtgtacctggccgtccttaggtgtccttggccgtccttaggtgtccttggccgtccttaggtgtccttggccgtccttaggtgtacctggccgtccttaggtgtaccttgacgtccttaggtgtacctagccgtccttaggtgtacctagccgtccttagatgtccttggccgtccttaggtgtccttggccgtccttaggtgtccttggccgtccttaggtgtccttggccgtccttaggtgtcatTGGCCGTCCTTGGGGGGTACCTGgtcgtccttaggtgtacctagccgtccttaggtgtacatagccgtccttaggagtaccttgccgtccttaggtgtccttggccgtccttagatGAACCTTGCTGGGGAGCTGTGATTTGAGAGGTTCGGGCAAATAGCCATTGGACTCTTTATTTTACATAGCCAAGTACatctaaggacggctaggtacacctaaggacggtcAAGCACTCCAAATGATGCCCAAGTACACCTAAGGTCGGCCAatgacacctaaggacggcaaggtacacctaaggacggcaaggtacacctaaggatggccaggtacacctaaggacacctaaggacggccaaggacacctaaggacggctaggtacacctaaggacggctaggtacacctaaggacacctaaggacggccaaggacacctaaggacggcaaggtacacctaaggacggccaaggacacctaaggacggccaggtacacctaaggacggccaaggacacactaggacggccaaggacggCAAAGGATAGCCAAAGAACACCAAATGACGGTTAGGTACatctaaggacggccaaggacacctaaggacggcacTGTAAACCTAGGGACGGtcaggtacacctaaggacggccaagggaACCTAAGGCCAATCAAGTACATCTAAGAACGGCCAGGGACACTCGACACCATAGGACGCCTTCTAAGGTTGCCGGGGTGCAGTTCACTTATATTGTATCTTGAACACACTTTACCGATCATGTGTGAAGTACCTACCCGCGCATTTTTTGCAACCGCAGACCCAAATGATCGACGTCACTTCAAGATGGCGGTTCGCAGAGCTGTTTTACGATATTTCACACATTTCGGGATATTGTCAGGAAATCCAAGCGTAATACCTCTACAAACTTCGACATGCTCCATCCTCACCCATGGATACAGGACAAGATCAGCTGATTTTTTGTATTATTACCGGTGTTTGTTGGCAGGGGTAAAACATCGTAGTTCAAGCACATGTACAGCGAAAAATGGTCATTTACAAGAACCTTCTTCAAAAGACTCACCGAACTTCGCGCGATTGCGATACCTGTGCGAAAACCGGGACCTCGATGCAGCACGGGAGCTACTAGATGGCATACTATCTGACGACACACTTTACGTTACTAGCGCGTTTAACTGTTTACTACACCATGCTGTAGAATTTCAAGATCACAAAACCGTAGAATATGTTCTTGGTAAAATGAGCCTGCATAGTATTAAAAAAGACGGTGCCACATATTACATGTTGGCGCAATATTTCACAGCCCATGGCCTGCTTTGGCAGGGGCTTCAATCATTGCGGGAAATGCAAGCAGAAGGTTTACAGACGCATGCACGGAACTACCATCCTTTAATCCTATCTGCTGTCCAACAACAAAGCCTCCAGGTAGCATTTAAACTGTGCAACGAGATGCGTGATATAGAGAGGAGACCAAGCTACCGTTGTTATACAGCCTTGATTGACGGCGTTACGAGGAACAATGGTTCAATGGCGTGGAGGAATGAGGTTTACCGGTTACTAGAACGCTTTAGAACAGATCGCGAAAAATTGGATCCTGAGATGTTAAGTGCTTTGCAAAATTGGTTTAGCAGGTGAGATAACCTCAGTGGTGAAAATTTCTGCAAAGAAATTCAATAACTTGCATACATGCCCCTAGGCCATAGAAGTGGGGGATGCATTTTTTAAGGCACCcaaataaaaatcaaaacatATTCTGTAGTCAATATCAGCTGTGTTTTCATTTAGCTGCAAAGGATATTTTCAAAGTTGCATTCGTCTTTGCTTGAGTCATCTTTTTtggagtatttttttatgatactcatttaaggaaaaaaaaacaaataagttGACATGAGAGTAAGTAGCTCATTCGGTCATTCAGAAATCTTGAAGCTCTTATTATTGCACAACCCTCAGACTTCCGAACAAACCTTTCCTTATCATGAAGAATTGAAGAAACAAGGAGTAGAGGATGATAATCTGTTTAGAATTAAAATTTGAGATTGGCATTTTAAATTTGTTCACTATAGTTTGTACAAATTTTTAAAGATGCAATGTAAAAGATTAACTAATGGGACTGTTAAATCtaataaattgaaaacaaatattttcttattttgcatgtttgcattgcatagccaatcagatgaaaAGTGGAAAGCAGAATGGTCACAAATCAGTGATAGGTGAGTGAGGATCACATGTTAAAGTGCCAGTAGCATCAAACTCTTAATTTCCGGGTTTATACTAATATATCAGTAGTGTAGGACTAGAAAACAAGCCATACCAAGTTTTATTGCCATAGGATGGGTTTTCGTGGGGTTTTGCCGGcttttaaatgtaaataatattGCACTCTCAAGCGAAAAGTGACCCCACTTTTCGAAAGCGTTCCTCGTTGATTCAGGAATCCTGAAGGGcacattttctattttttaagGGCCTTGTTTTACCCTGCTACCAGAgcaatatcattatttttcttattcaatATGATCACCtgtataataataaataaaatatttctgagATAGGTGTCaaattgtgtgtttttttaattactgCATTACCCCTTATTTCTAAGGAAAAATGTGCTTACATTAGTTTTCATCAGTTTTTGAGTTAACAAAAGCAGGGATGCAGATCTAATTTGATTGAATCATTATGAGGCCTTGAACCAATTTCTTCAAATCGGGGTAACAATTATCATATGATCAGAAAAAAGCCTGAAAATTCTAAATCTTTTAAGTTTTACATTACCAATTCTTAACTGTAATCAACCGCAATCATTAATCTATCTAATTTGAAATTAAGAGATCCTTTGCTCAACGCTGTAAAAATGACCCCTTTCCAAAAATGAGCAATCTATTTTGTCCTCGTTGAATCAAATACTTTTATCGCTAGAGGAAAAATTTTtcaatagaatttttttatagttatttGAGAAAAAGCTTATCAAGAACTTAGTACTGTtgtcaaaattgtaaattcaTTGAATCATTCTAAGGTctctaatttttttaatgagtttCAACACAATGCTCTGATTACAACAGGTACCAGATAAATACCTCATTTTTTTCGTCAAAGTTTCCCGTTTGCCTCGATGGCCCAACGTGTATCGTGCAGGAATACGAATCCCTCGATCCGTGGTTTGAGTATCACCCGCatgttttacatttttttcgttttctttattttctttttccttttccttttctAGTCCTTTTCTTTCACAACGAAGGGTTGTTCTAATAAGTTTTAATTGCTAACACCCCCTGCAAAGCatttatttagaaaatttCTTGCACATTTTAGCTTCATGCAAGCACCTGCGGGCTTGTTTTATGGGGTCAACTTGTGAAAAGGAAGAGCTGTTTTTAAACACATGTATCTTTGCCTGTGGTCAAATTTCGagattttttctgatatcataTGAAAACTCTTTACTTATTCTTCATCTCAGGATAcgtaaatattaaaaacaagttTCTGGAATTTGTTGCTAGTGGCACTTtaatatcatcaccatcaacgtCATCATCATGAATGGATATCCTCtcaccttttttattgttttcatgaCTTTCATCATCCACTTAATGTCAATATCACTAACTAGTGTGATGTCTATCACCTGTATTATaccactgtcatcatcattaccatcatgaATGAATACCaatctttttctcttttctattGTTGTTTCAGTGGATTATGTCAATCATGCAATGAACCACTTGAAACTGGACAGCTTTCTGGCAATGAATACTTGGCACTAAAAACCCATTTACTGCACCAACTCTGGCATGTCATCTCACAACTTCCTCATCAGACAATGAAGTGTTTCACCCCTTTGGGTAATTTCACTGATAATCTAACTCATCAGAGTGTGGACTCAGTACCAAAGAGTCTAGATACGTTTATAGGACAGACAGGCCCCTATGATGTGGTGGTGGATGCATTGAATGTTGGGTATCAATTTGGTAAAAACAATTTCCTTGCACAAATGGTAAGACCTTGATCTATTGAATGGCATTATTGTATCATCTTTACTAGTAGAGATACACCTTAACTTTACTAGTAGATAcacctaaaaaaaattgcaaatggcaaaaagaaaatggcACTTTTTTTTAGTTGCCGACtgcaaaaactttttttttcaagattttCATTCTTACAGACAAACAGATTGGCTGACAGGTACTCTTTGTAGTCCTCATCGCCTAAAATGGTGACATTTTGTTTTAGTGatcaaaatatataaaatgtcCTCAACACTATACAGTTCTGTAGCAATGGGCTTTCTTGAATGATATTGAAGATATGATACACCTGGTTGACTTTTGAATGTTAAATTTTACTCATGTATAACTCAAAGTTTGATTTTCGCCAGGTCCATGAAATTTGTTCTCTGTTTCTGGAAGAAGGCAAAAGGGTCCTCGTGATTGGTGCAGCACCAATTCGATTCAATGCACCAAAGAGCAAGGGAGACATCAGCAGGCTTGTCAAGTTCCTGTCCAAGCACTGCGGCCTGTTTCTCTTGCGGGATACAAGGTAGGGCATTatagcatacctgtcaactctcccgcattaggcgggagtctcaagattttggaccccttctcctgctctcccgcgttgagtacaaaatctcccgctttttagcgatttttattgcttccgaaaattattctatagaaaatcgtctttttgcctattttctattaaaatatttgaacaataattcccttgcataGGGCAATTTACCTAACAACCTCATGAggtctataagtggatttgttcgtcAGAGCTTTCTGTCGTggttacaaatgtggcatggtttgaatttttttcaaacttgtTGGAATTTTTCAAACTAGCTCGTTTTTGGATACCTAGCATTTTAaaagggattttatttttggggagtcattaataaaacaggggcttggattttttttggggggaggggtaactaaaagaaataaaagataCCCTTTTCTTCCAAATCCCACTTTCTTCCATCCTTTCTATTTGCTTactccacaccaccctatccTTACCCCCTCCTTATCCCTACCCCTTCCTAATCGCTATCCCTACCCCTCCCTAATCGCTATCCATACCCCCTACaactttatatttattttatttttttctaaataaaccATACCTCCACAAGGATTTGAACCACTGATCTTTAGATTGAAACTCCAATCGTTGGTGAAATTGTTTGCATATCATTTTTATGTCGGCAATGTATTATAATTTATGCGCAAATGACATTAAAATTCACGCATGCGCATCGTACATGATACGGTACTTAGCAATATGGCCAACTGTGTAAACAGCCAGGAATTCTTGAAGCAAATAGATACTATAAAAGAGCAAGCAAAGACTCAGAAATCTGGCATCAATGTTTTCATCACTGACGAGTTCTATTCTAAAGCTCAAGACTATcttaaagaaaaagcaaaaggcAACGAATGTAGAATAAGCAACCAAATGACGAAGACCGAAATCGAAgctataaaaagaaagaaatggacCCTAAATGCCAAAAACGAAGTAGTTTCAAGTGGAGGAAAGCCAGTTCTATGTCGAAGCCAACTACATCAACATCTGTCATTTGCACACCAAAGAGTGGCTCACAGAGGACgacaaaaaactgaaaaatggATCCAAGATAACTTTGCAGAAGTCACACAGAAAGTGATCAATGTGTTCGTACAGTTGTGCAAATATCACGCCAAACAAAAACCCATAACAAGTCGTGTTAAAGAGGTTACTAAACCATTTCAAGCGCCAACATTTCTC is part of the Nematostella vectensis chromosome 13, jaNemVect1.1, whole genome shotgun sequence genome and encodes:
- the LOC116618790 gene encoding mitochondrial ribonuclease P catalytic subunit isoform X3, whose protein sequence is MCEVPTRAFFATADPNDRRHFKMAVRRAVLRYFTHFGILSGNPSVIPLQTSTCSILTHGYRTRSADFLYYYRCLLAGVKHRSSSTCTAKNGHLQEPSSKDSPNFARLRYLCENRDLDAARELLDGILSDDTLYVTSAFNCLLHHAVEFQDHKTVEYVLGKMSLHSIKKDGATYYMLAQYFTAHGLLWQGLQSLREMQAEGLQTHARNYHPLILSAVQQQSLQVAFKLCNEMRDIERRPSYRCYTALIDGVTRNNGSMAWRNEVYRLLERFRTDREKLDPEMLSALQNWFSSQSDEKWKAEWSQISDSGLCQSCNEPLETGQLSGNEYLALKTHLLHQLWHVISQLPHQTMKCFTPLGNFTDNLTHQSVDSVPKSLDTFIGQTGPYDVVVDALNVGYQFGKNNFLAQMVHEICSLFLEEGKRVLVIGAAPIRFNAPKSKGDISRLVKFLSKHCGLFLLRDTSAVKKRRKSG
- the LOC116618790 gene encoding mitochondrial ribonuclease P catalytic subunit isoform X1, with translation MCEVPTRAFFATADPNDRRHFKMAVRRAVLRYFTHFGILSGNPSVIPLQTSTCSILTHGYRTRSADFLYYYRCLLAGVKHRSSSTCTAKNGHLQEPSSKDSPNFARLRYLCENRDLDAARELLDGILSDDTLYVTSAFNCLLHHAVEFQDHKTVEYVLGKMSLHSIKKDGATYYMLAQYFTAHGLLWQGLQSLREMQAEGLQTHARNYHPLILSAVQQQSLQVAFKLCNEMRDIERRPSYRCYTALIDGVTRNNGSMAWRNEVYRLLERFRTDREKLDPEMLSALQNWFSSQSDEKWKAEWSQISDSGLCQSCNEPLETGQLSGNEYLALKTHLLHQLWHVISQLPHQTMKCFTPLGNFTDNLTHQSVDSVPKSLDTFIGQTGPYDVVVDALNVGYQFGKNNFLAQMVHEICSLFLEEGKRVLVIGAAPIRFNAPKSKGDISRLVKFLSKHCGLFLLRDTSAVKKRRKSGIPDDMYMLLAAMHCGIDTLLVSNDMFHDHMHSLPVEIRSLFSRWLRCRQVIVSATKGVKPTYKKGGLGHTLATPLLKMHKDICKPQVGTNFMCIPGKTPWSVDYNCK
- the LOC5513368 gene encoding uncharacterized protein LOC5513368, which translates into the protein MAVEVGPKNQVGSKSETKIEQQKSSKRIKITPEAASSFVNSLWPLLEAKLDRWIESSLSRKVEVLATEAINKYVTSKEFKESLSETVGFDLAESADEIQILRKKTEERGKIAVEVDGKLDGLEQYSRRNNIRIDGIPQTEEKEDTDRLIIETIKAKIGIVIAPADIWRSHRVGHLKGSTPRQIICKFVRHNIKAKILKEKKSLREKKDKLRVNEDLTKGRLDAIKAINSKLDIYKLWTIDGTIHVRLNKDKDKAKEIIHSLRQLKDLQQFIEKLV
- the LOC116618790 gene encoding mitochondrial ribonuclease P catalytic subunit isoform X2 — encoded protein: MCEVPTRAFFATADPNDRRHFKMAVRRAVLRYFTHFGILSGNPSVIPLQTSTCSILTHGYRTRSADFLYYYRCLLAGVKHRSSSTCTAKNGHLQEPSSKDSPNFARLRYLCENRDLDAARELLDGILSDDTLYVTSAFNCLLHHAVEFQDHKTVEYVLGKMSLHSIKKDGATYYMLAQYFTAHGLLWQGLQSLREMQAEGLQTHARNYHPLILSAVQQQSLQVAFKLCNEMRDIERRPSYRCYTALIDGVTRNNGSMAWRNEVYRLLERFRTDREKLDPEMLSALQNWFSSQSDEKWKAEWSQISDSGLCQSCNEPLETGQLSGNEYLALKTHLLHQLWHVISQLPHQTMKCFTPLGNFTDNLTHQSVDSVPKSLDTFIGQTGPYDVVVDALNVGYQFGKNNFLAQMVHEICSLFLEEGKRVLVIGAAPIRFNAPKSKGDISRLVKFLSKHCGLFLLRDTSAVKKRRKSGIPDDMYMLLAAMHCGIDTLLVSNDMFHDHMHSLPVEIRSLFSRWLRCRQVIVSATKGVKPTYKRHPAYDHVIQRAADSWHFPSNADDSWLCVHKS